A genomic stretch from Ruminococcaceae bacterium KH2T8 includes:
- a CDS encoding Histidine kinase-, DNA gyrase B-, and HSP90-like ATPase, whose protein sequence is MRSIDLPPYAPILMESTRAIGYSLEAAIADVVDNSIAASAHNIFINFFPVDEEYVYILDDGCGMDSSEITRAMQYGSKNPNDVRNINDLGRFGLGLKTASLSQCRLLTVVSKRGEEIVCRQWDLDYVNTMESWALKVLDENEINDLPGLHALMQLSSGTLVVWQKLDRMRLGELDFESAMGKKMDDVRAHLSLVYHRYLSNELGNQRIKISLNNLQLLPDDPFMEKKSEIPMDDETMIIGQSRVIVRTYILPHPSKLEKVEIDQLGGKEGIRRHQGFYVYRNKRLLVWGTWFHMMRQAELSKLVRIRVDIPNDLDDLWTLDIKKSTAIPPEIVRKNLKALIERMSEKSKRTWTFRGKKEVDDRVEHVWNRLKTNSGGYLYEINRKHSIIDSFVNRYPETKNYLYAILKQIEGTIPLNALYVDLSVDEKIDNETMNSIKEVNEIMRSVMKVTDPNLRQGVFESMIESEPFVQYEDILREEYERGGFND, encoded by the coding sequence ATGAGATCGATAGATTTACCACCATATGCACCGATTCTTATGGAATCTACTCGAGCTATTGGTTATTCTCTTGAAGCTGCCATTGCAGATGTAGTTGATAATAGTATCGCTGCCAGTGCGCATAACATTTTTATTAACTTTTTCCCGGTGGATGAAGAATATGTTTATATTCTTGACGATGGTTGTGGAATGGATTCTTCAGAGATAACTAGAGCAATGCAATATGGAAGTAAGAATCCTAATGACGTTAGAAATATTAATGATCTTGGCAGATTTGGATTAGGCCTAAAAACTGCATCTTTATCCCAATGCAGACTGCTTACTGTTGTTAGTAAAAGAGGAGAGGAAATTGTTTGTAGACAATGGGATCTGGACTATGTAAATACTATGGAGTCTTGGGCTCTTAAAGTGCTTGATGAAAATGAGATTAATGATCTTCCTGGACTGCATGCGTTAATGCAATTATCTTCTGGAACATTAGTTGTTTGGCAGAAGCTTGACAGGATGCGTTTGGGTGAGTTGGATTTTGAATCCGCCATGGGGAAAAAAATGGATGATGTAAGAGCACACTTATCGCTTGTATATCATCGATATCTGTCAAATGAGCTTGGAAATCAAAGAATAAAAATATCACTCAACAATCTTCAGCTACTTCCAGATGATCCGTTTATGGAGAAAAAAAGTGAAATCCCTATGGATGATGAGACTATGATAATCGGCCAAAGTCGAGTCATCGTGAGGACGTATATTTTACCCCATCCATCCAAATTGGAGAAAGTGGAAATCGATCAATTAGGTGGAAAGGAAGGTATAAGAAGGCACCAAGGGTTTTATGTGTATCGAAACAAAAGACTGCTAGTGTGGGGTACTTGGTTTCATATGATGAGACAAGCTGAACTATCAAAGTTAGTAAGGATTCGTGTCGATATACCTAACGATTTAGATGATCTTTGGACGCTTGATATAAAAAAATCCACAGCTATACCGCCTGAAATTGTAAGAAAAAACTTAAAGGCTTTGATAGAACGCATGTCGGAAAAAAGCAAGCGAACATGGACATTTAGAGGGAAAAAAGAAGTTGATGATCGTGTAGAACATGTTTGGAATCGATTGAAAACGAATTCCGGCGGTTATCTCTATGAGATCAATCGAAAACATAGCATAATAGATAGTTTTGTAAACAGGTATCCTGAAACCAAGAATTATTTATATGCAATATTAAAGCAGATTGAGGGAACCATTCCACTCAATGCCTTATATGTTGATCTTTCAGTCGACGAAAAAATCGATAATGAAACGATGAACTCTATTAAGGAAGTGAATGAAATTATGCGAAGTGTTATGAAAGTTACTGACCCTAATCTACGACAGGGGGTGTTCGAATCAATGATTGAGAGCGAACCTTTTGTTCAGTATGAAGATATCTTGCGCGAAGAGTATGAAAGGGGTGGATTTAATGACTGA
- a CDS encoding Z1 domain-containing protein: MTENMEIVFQQIVNLINTKYSDRLPTEDQIYAEAELLRTAFSSLYPLSDDEFSSIKKRLPEQIIHSIGYAVSLHYNDDDHQEGWYDLISTDDYFWSRYKKYLGRKWSEEVITRLHQTTSGVMNDLGDPQSELPFQRRGLLLGDVQSGKTATYTAICNKATDCGYRVIIVLAGTMENLRIQTQERLDAEFVGLDSKYTLDKKADTSMKNIPVGVGLIGSNNQEKRITRFTSVRTDFKKSVVDANGLNLQDLNSTALFVVKKNKSVLTNLHNWLTKDEDKLNLPLLLIDDEADNASINTNAEGKNRTAINEAINLILHDFVQATYLGITATPFANIFIDPEMDEDGAAKDLFPRHFLTLLPTPEKYIGADRIFGNGEEDDYRNRCKGEFNDSLVKIMNKEQEHFFYFGHKKELADSLYDLPESLYEAIRYFVICTAISDLRFDNTEHRTMMVNVSRFTDVQNTIAELVEQYVKKMLSDIENYSQLDCEKALRITTIKKMKDTWDSNNFSDKTHITWETIQKQYLLKAIKRIVVRAVNQKTGAQSLDYFNYRKIGMRVIAVGGNSLSRGLTLEGLCVSYFYRNTMMYDTLLQMGRWFGYRPNYQDLFKIWMGEDAIDWYGYITDAFNDLKNQLREMAKQNSSPREFGLKVRQDPGALIVTARNKMRSGTIVPVPITVSGRMIESPRLWNDGDIAKANNELCTSVLCQINQECEGNKDDFVNAYIWRKVPAKYVAQIIQNYKSHPWSLNFQASALSELILKDSDLAYWDVAIPWGTSTNGIQLLDVSSDFKPEPRPLQADKSFKKMVRVYGHHVRIGQGGCTKIGLERDTIEDIKNKCKADNKKITDGTYLSKEIERKPLLLIHVLENTSDPLEGFPDLVYALGLGFPGGKKEKTAYYMVNTTELKNYIDMDEMEEEEENDVSGV; encoded by the coding sequence ATGACTGAGAATATGGAAATTGTTTTCCAGCAGATTGTTAATTTGATTAATACAAAATACTCTGACCGGCTTCCAACGGAAGATCAAATATATGCTGAAGCAGAATTATTGCGTACTGCTTTTTCATCCTTGTATCCTCTATCAGATGATGAGTTTTCAAGCATTAAGAAAAGGCTCCCCGAACAAATAATTCACAGCATAGGCTATGCGGTAAGTCTGCACTATAACGATGATGATCACCAGGAAGGTTGGTATGATCTAATTAGTACCGACGATTACTTTTGGAGCAGATATAAAAAGTATCTTGGAAGAAAATGGAGTGAGGAAGTTATAACACGTCTTCATCAGACAACTAGTGGAGTGATGAATGATTTAGGAGACCCACAATCGGAATTACCTTTTCAAAGAAGGGGACTTCTCCTTGGTGATGTTCAGTCAGGGAAGACGGCAACATATACGGCAATCTGTAATAAGGCAACTGATTGTGGATACCGTGTAATAATTGTTTTGGCTGGAACCATGGAAAACTTGAGAATCCAAACACAGGAGAGATTGGATGCTGAATTTGTAGGATTGGATAGTAAGTATACCTTAGATAAAAAAGCAGATACTTCCATGAAAAATATCCCGGTGGGTGTTGGACTTATTGGTTCTAATAATCAAGAAAAACGAATTACGCGATTCACATCTGTACGAACTGACTTCAAAAAATCCGTTGTAGATGCTAATGGATTAAACTTACAGGATCTGAATAGTACGGCTCTTTTTGTTGTGAAAAAGAATAAGAGTGTACTTACAAACTTGCATAATTGGTTAACAAAAGATGAGGACAAATTAAATTTACCTTTGCTCTTAATTGATGATGAAGCTGATAATGCATCTATTAATACCAATGCTGAGGGGAAGAATAGAACAGCAATAAATGAAGCAATAAATCTCATTTTACATGATTTTGTTCAAGCTACCTATTTGGGTATTACAGCTACCCCTTTTGCTAACATTTTTATTGATCCTGAAATGGATGAGGATGGTGCTGCCAAGGATTTGTTTCCTAGACATTTCTTAACGTTACTTCCTACCCCAGAAAAGTATATAGGAGCCGATCGTATTTTTGGTAATGGTGAAGAAGATGATTATCGTAACCGTTGTAAGGGTGAGTTTAATGATTCTTTAGTTAAAATTATGAATAAAGAACAAGAGCACTTTTTCTATTTCGGCCATAAAAAGGAACTTGCTGATTCTCTTTACGATTTACCAGAATCTCTTTATGAGGCAATAAGATATTTTGTAATTTGTACTGCAATAAGTGATTTACGCTTTGATAATACCGAACATAGAACAATGATGGTAAACGTAAGTCGTTTTACTGACGTGCAAAATACAATAGCTGAGTTGGTAGAGCAGTATGTTAAGAAAATGCTTTCCGATATAGAAAACTATTCCCAACTGGATTGTGAAAAGGCACTGAGGATTACCACCATAAAGAAAATGAAAGATACCTGGGATAGTAACAACTTCAGTGATAAAACACATATTACTTGGGAAACAATTCAAAAACAGTACCTGCTTAAAGCAATAAAACGAATTGTAGTAAGGGCTGTTAACCAAAAAACAGGTGCGCAAAGCCTTGATTATTTCAATTATAGAAAAATCGGCATGCGCGTAATAGCTGTTGGTGGAAATAGTTTATCCAGAGGATTAACTCTTGAGGGCTTATGTGTCAGTTATTTCTATCGCAATACTATGATGTACGATACTCTACTGCAAATGGGAAGATGGTTTGGATATAGGCCTAATTATCAAGATCTCTTTAAGATTTGGATGGGTGAAGATGCCATAGATTGGTATGGATATATCACAGATGCTTTCAATGATTTGAAAAATCAATTAAGGGAAATGGCAAAACAGAATTCGTCACCTAGAGAGTTCGGATTAAAAGTTCGTCAGGATCCGGGAGCTCTTATTGTGACGGCAAGGAATAAAATGCGCTCAGGTACGATTGTTCCAGTTCCTATAACGGTATCTGGTAGAATGATCGAATCTCCACGCTTATGGAACGATGGGGATATTGCTAAGGCAAACAATGAATTGTGCACTAGTGTATTATGTCAAATAAATCAAGAGTGTGAAGGTAATAAGGATGACTTTGTGAATGCATATATATGGCGCAAAGTCCCTGCTAAATATGTGGCTCAAATAATACAAAACTATAAATCTCACCCGTGGAGTTTGAATTTTCAAGCTTCAGCATTATCTGAGCTAATTCTGAAAGATAGCGATTTAGCTTATTGGGATGTAGCGATTCCGTGGGGAACGAGCACTAATGGTATTCAACTATTGGATGTTTCCAGTGACTTCAAACCTGAACCAAGACCATTACAAGCTGATAAAAGCTTCAAAAAGATGGTTCGAGTATATGGGCACCATGTCAGAATCGGTCAAGGTGGATGCACAAAGATTGGATTAGAAAGAGATACTATTGAGGATATCAAAAATAAGTGTAAAGCTGATAATAAAAAGATAACAGATGGAACATATCTGTCAAAGGAAATAGAAAGAAAACCTTTGCTTCTGATTCATGTTCTCGAGAATACTTCTGATCCACTTGAAGGATTTCCAGATTTGGTATACGCACTGGGATTGGGGTTCCCAGGTGGCAAAAAGGAAAAAACCGCATATTACATGGTTAATACAACCGAGTTGAAAAACTATATTGATATGGATGAAATGGAGGAAGAAGAGGAAAATGACGTATCAGGAGTTTAA
- a CDS encoding Putative PD-(D/E)XK family member, with product MTYQEFKSAWKAFNKSTKGFLKLPLSHPLEFHVGYASSARKALVIMDTGKLDKIPCSNAISAENRQLINGKWSLELQLLIEEYEEEFLCLGWDIIICSKDADDPARALVDRYLDWQKLLQYVGKGVMSFSRQKGLIAELIHLQEIIQQKGLQNALTAWVGPDGADQDFVYEESWEEIKAISLAAETVKISSFEQLMQEKSGFLLVYVLEKSTPGEDRVVLSNLVEMIRNGFSQSSLLLDKFNIKLFKYGYRDRDVEEYDRNCFRYIERRDYIVDSEFPKLTQSNTPVEIVAGSYLLSLAAIEKYKR from the coding sequence ATGACGTATCAGGAGTTTAAATCAGCATGGAAGGCTTTTAACAAATCAACCAAGGGTTTTTTAAAGCTTCCTTTATCACACCCTCTTGAATTTCATGTTGGATATGCTTCTTCAGCCCGTAAGGCATTGGTCATTATGGATACAGGTAAACTTGATAAGATCCCTTGTTCAAATGCAATAAGTGCTGAAAATCGACAACTTATTAATGGTAAATGGTCTCTTGAATTACAATTGTTGATTGAAGAGTATGAAGAAGAGTTTTTGTGCCTAGGATGGGATATTATAATATGTTCAAAGGATGCAGATGACCCAGCCAGGGCACTTGTGGATCGTTATCTCGATTGGCAAAAACTCCTGCAATATGTGGGCAAAGGCGTCATGTCTTTCTCTCGTCAGAAGGGGCTTATAGCAGAGCTTATTCATTTGCAAGAGATTATTCAGCAGAAAGGGCTTCAGAATGCACTTACGGCATGGGTTGGTCCAGATGGAGCTGATCAAGATTTTGTTTATGAAGAATCCTGGGAGGAAATAAAAGCAATCTCATTGGCTGCAGAAACTGTCAAAATATCATCTTTCGAGCAATTGATGCAGGAAAAATCAGGCTTCTTATTAGTATATGTTCTTGAGAAGTCGACACCCGGTGAAGATAGAGTAGTGTTATCTAATTTGGTTGAGATGATTAGAAATGGTTTTTCACAGAGTTCATTACTTTTAGATAAATTTAATATAAAGCTCTTTAAATATGGATATCGCGATCGAGATGTCGAAGAATATGATCGTAATTGTTTCCGTTATATTGAGCGTAGAGACTATATAGTTGATTCTGAGTTTCCTAAATTAACACAAAGCAATACTCCAGTTGAAATTGTAGCTGGATCATATTTGCTTTCTCTTGCCGCTATAGAAAAATACAAGAGGTAA
- a CDS encoding AIPR protein codes for MDYLEFREEFLETIKADAAVTGEGTCASFVSEMANYLIESEVLMDFTPAYRSGTGKSNKKYRIDGYAFDEIDNTFNLVIAVFDGIETNIFAKTEMKSAVSKVTYFVDLAINSTLYREVEISTPCADLIDLLRINRVRTHKYRILIFTDSEMSTTLKTIDEFEIDGKPAECQIWDIERLFRVCCSDTGRQTIEIDFRKYVSQGIPCLETTELESLLYKSYLCIIPGKVLADIYDKYGSALLEGNVRSFLSTKVAVNKKIRETILKSPTMFFAFNNGISATALDVTIEDTAQGKVITSAKDFQIINGGQTTASLSNTRYKDKSTLDGILVQMKLTQIGEMDETEASDLIRNISRSSNSQNKVSDADFFATHPFHIRIEQFSRRVFAPAVFGAQYESKWFYERARGQYLQAQMRMTTAKKKQFQLQNPKSNVISKTDLAKYRNTWSGLPHIVSKGAQTNFMKFAELIDEKWQENDLRFNEKYYTDSVSLAILFKHLEQLIPKQSWYEQGYRANIVTYTIALLHKCILDQFPGHDLDLQLIWNKQAVPEILNKPLCELAKLVYDKITADDRLTVNVTQWCKREECWKRVKAIEYKLPDSLNVLLIDKKSARKEEQQATADQKIASGVEAQAKVLKYSADQWKEITKVAREKGFVGPIEEDALATACKIPVRIPNSFQAAKLLDLLAKLESEGLLFIGNQNE; via the coding sequence ATGGATTATTTAGAGTTTCGCGAAGAGTTTCTAGAAACGATAAAAGCGGATGCCGCAGTGACTGGAGAAGGAACCTGTGCTTCGTTTGTTTCTGAGATGGCTAACTATTTGATCGAGTCAGAAGTCTTAATGGATTTTACCCCTGCGTATAGATCCGGGACAGGTAAAAGCAATAAAAAATACAGAATAGACGGTTATGCATTTGATGAGATAGACAATACGTTCAATCTTGTCATTGCGGTCTTTGATGGAATAGAAACAAATATCTTCGCGAAAACTGAAATGAAGTCTGCTGTTTCAAAAGTGACTTATTTTGTCGATTTAGCTATAAACTCAACTCTTTATAGGGAGGTTGAAATTAGCACACCTTGTGCTGACCTAATAGATCTGTTGCGAATCAACAGAGTACGAACACATAAATATAGAATACTTATATTTACAGACTCAGAGATGAGTACGACTTTAAAAACAATTGATGAATTTGAGATTGATGGAAAACCCGCGGAATGTCAAATATGGGATATAGAGAGATTGTTCCGCGTGTGTTGCTCGGATACTGGACGCCAAACAATTGAAATTGATTTTAGAAAATATGTGTCTCAAGGCATTCCTTGTCTCGAGACAACTGAACTCGAATCATTACTTTATAAAAGCTATTTGTGTATTATTCCCGGAAAGGTTTTGGCTGACATTTATGATAAGTATGGTAGCGCATTGTTGGAAGGAAATGTAAGGTCTTTTTTGTCTACTAAAGTGGCAGTTAACAAGAAAATTCGCGAAACGATTCTGAAAAGTCCGACTATGTTTTTTGCTTTCAACAATGGTATTTCAGCTACCGCCTTGGACGTTACTATCGAGGATACTGCGCAGGGTAAAGTTATAACGTCCGCAAAAGATTTTCAGATTATTAATGGTGGACAAACTACGGCTTCGTTGTCTAATACTAGATATAAAGATAAAAGCACATTAGATGGAATTCTTGTCCAAATGAAACTGACGCAAATTGGTGAAATGGATGAAACAGAAGCTAGTGATTTGATTCGTAATATTTCCAGATCATCCAATAGTCAGAATAAAGTTAGTGATGCTGATTTCTTCGCAACACATCCATTTCATATTCGAATTGAGCAATTCTCACGAAGAGTATTTGCTCCTGCGGTATTTGGAGCTCAATATGAATCCAAATGGTTCTATGAAAGAGCAAGAGGACAATATCTCCAAGCTCAGATGCGCATGACAACAGCCAAAAAGAAACAGTTTCAGCTCCAAAATCCCAAGAGTAATGTTATCTCCAAAACGGATTTGGCTAAATATAGAAATACATGGTCAGGGTTGCCTCACATAGTCAGTAAAGGTGCGCAGACAAACTTTATGAAGTTTGCAGAATTAATTGACGAAAAGTGGCAGGAAAATGATCTTAGATTTAATGAAAAATATTATACTGACTCAGTTTCTTTGGCAATTCTATTCAAACATCTCGAGCAACTAATTCCTAAACAGTCATGGTATGAACAGGGCTATCGTGCAAACATCGTTACATATACTATTGCGCTGTTGCACAAATGTATTTTAGATCAGTTCCCAGGTCACGATCTTGATTTGCAATTAATATGGAATAAGCAAGCTGTTCCGGAGATTCTTAATAAACCACTATGTGAATTGGCTAAGCTCGTTTATGATAAGATTACCGCGGATGATAGATTAACTGTGAATGTAACTCAGTGGTGTAAAAGAGAAGAATGCTGGAAGAGAGTTAAAGCCATTGAGTATAAATTACCGGATAGTCTGAATGTACTACTAATAGATAAAAAATCAGCTCGTAAAGAGGAACAACAAGCTACAGCTGATCAAAAAATAGCTTCAGGTGTTGAAGCTCAAGCTAAAGTTTTGAAGTATTCTGCAGATCAATGGAAAGAGATTACTAAGGTAGCAAGAGAAAAAGGCTTTGTTGGACCTATAGAAGAAGACGCATTAGCTACAGCTTGCAAAATACCTGTTAGGATTCCGAACTCTTTTCAAGCAGCTAAACTTTTGGACTTGTTAGCTAAGCTTGAAAGTGAAGGCTTACTTTTTATAGGAAATCAAAATGAATGA
- a CDS encoding Restriction endonuclease, whose protein sequence is MLKIGTVYRYASDNTTYSIPIIDGLPNYFYETHVDGFNNTFSFQRGIHSIRSVTGPDGKSRCPVIIISSSPYKAGSDDTPWQDKYEPDRGYVRYYGDNKSSSTNPDKDGNHSLLTLKRVYDSGNREERLLNAVPIVFFERTTVNGRVKGNLKFHGYGIVEKAELVTQYDTKKNEYFSNYLFHFCVFSMKEDCECFDWNWIAKRCDSSLTNEETNYFAPKAWKKWVDGGKDRLHLVRRTVALFDTIKKDEQVPAKNTKEYNRLLDIYHYYDGKKHKFEYLAMEVTKKTLEKNGVACVPGWITERSGDMGIDYVLRMDIGKNALSGIKIIVLGQAKCTKPETTTNGNDIARTVARLKRGWIGAFVTTSYFSDPLQRELNEDKYPIMLINGKTIAEIVNEELFERGVDLNTYLDSLEDEYKLEKRMPEDILYAI, encoded by the coding sequence ATGCTTAAAATAGGCACTGTTTATAGATATGCTAGCGATAACACTACATACAGTATTCCAATAATTGATGGACTCCCTAATTATTTCTATGAGACTCATGTGGATGGGTTTAATAATACATTTTCTTTTCAGCGTGGAATTCATAGCATTCGGTCGGTGACTGGACCTGATGGGAAATCAAGGTGCCCTGTAATCATCATATCAAGTAGTCCATATAAGGCTGGTTCAGATGATACCCCCTGGCAAGATAAATATGAACCTGATCGAGGTTATGTAAGATATTATGGTGATAATAAATCAAGTTCCACAAACCCTGATAAAGATGGAAATCACAGTCTGCTCACATTGAAAAGAGTATATGATAGTGGGAATCGAGAAGAACGTCTTCTTAATGCTGTTCCGATAGTTTTCTTTGAGAGAACAACTGTAAATGGAAGAGTTAAAGGGAATCTCAAATTTCATGGATATGGAATAGTAGAAAAAGCTGAGCTTGTTACCCAGTATGACACGAAGAAGAACGAGTACTTTTCAAATTATTTGTTCCATTTTTGTGTTTTTTCCATGAAAGAGGATTGCGAGTGCTTTGATTGGAATTGGATTGCTAAGCGTTGTGATTCATCATTGACAAATGAAGAAACTAATTATTTTGCTCCCAAGGCTTGGAAAAAATGGGTTGATGGAGGAAAAGATCGTCTTCATCTAGTACGACGGACTGTTGCATTATTCGACACGATTAAGAAAGATGAGCAGGTGCCGGCGAAGAATACTAAAGAATACAACCGTTTGCTCGATATTTATCACTATTATGATGGAAAAAAACACAAGTTTGAGTATCTGGCTATGGAAGTTACAAAAAAGACTCTTGAGAAAAATGGAGTTGCTTGTGTTCCAGGGTGGATTACTGAACGGTCAGGTGATATGGGTATTGATTATGTTTTAAGAATGGATATAGGTAAGAATGCTCTTTCAGGAATTAAGATAATTGTGCTTGGTCAAGCGAAGTGTACCAAACCTGAAACAACAACAAATGGTAATGATATTGCTAGAACAGTTGCAAGGTTGAAACGAGGCTGGATAGGTGCTTTTGTCACAACATCTTATTTCTCTGATCCTCTTCAGAGAGAATTAAATGAGGATAAATACCCCATCATGCTTATAAATGGTAAAACGATAGCGGAAATAGTAAATGAGGAATTGTTTGAGCGCGGAGTTGATCTCAATACATACCTAGATTCTTTGGAGGATGAATATAAACTTGAGAAAAGGATGCCTGAGGACATACTGTATGCGATCTAA
- a CDS encoding Uncharacterized conserved protein, contains ParB-like and HNH nuclease domains: MNNEIMLETKLVGDITGSFYVPSYQRGYRWGSDEVTRLLEDVYQNGKKNYCLQPVVVKKRGDSFELIDGQQRLTTLYLIYKYIRNVNPFYPEPTFSLTYETREKSEEFLKSINLFLKEDNIDFWFMANAYETIKKWFEADLQMRVTHIFEYFKEDVKIIWYEVGETEDAIALFTRLNIGKIPLTSAELIKAMFICNPRDDEDTLRPEEIGLRWDNIEKELHNDDLWYFLTNKPAEDYQTRIDLVLDLMAEKPETNRDKYYTYFFFDSNKESLSIKDIERTFLLLKGWYEDHTLYHKIGYLIASGSKNASLQNIYNKSLDMTKSEFKDYLDNQIRESINYKKNYSELSYDIPDDYPRISRLLLLFNVESVRSNGAETQWFPFDEFKYSKGKPVTWSLEHIHAQQSEGLKTQEMWKEWLKLHIPSLRSLDSDHEELIEEMSNAIDKEKLERNEFEAIQQKVIELLSVKGNTEYMHCLANMALLNAGDNAALNNSTFDVKRKKVVEMDKQGQYIPFCTKMVFLKYYTPIDKNQLHFWGQADRVAYIEAMNKVLDGYLKEPIEFNWEEA; this comes from the coding sequence ATGAATAATGAAATAATGTTGGAAACTAAGCTTGTTGGGGACATAACCGGATCATTTTATGTCCCGTCATACCAGAGAGGCTATCGCTGGGGTTCTGATGAAGTAACAAGACTTCTCGAGGATGTATATCAGAACGGTAAGAAGAATTACTGTCTTCAGCCTGTTGTAGTTAAGAAGCGTGGCGATTCTTTTGAACTTATAGATGGTCAGCAAAGGCTTACAACACTCTATCTAATCTATAAATACATCAGAAATGTCAATCCGTTCTACCCGGAACCGACTTTCTCGTTAACTTACGAGACACGTGAAAAATCTGAAGAGTTCTTAAAGAGCATTAACCTCTTCCTAAAAGAGGATAATATTGATTTCTGGTTCATGGCTAATGCCTATGAGACTATAAAGAAATGGTTTGAAGCTGATTTACAAATGAGAGTGACTCATATCTTTGAATACTTTAAGGAAGATGTAAAGATCATCTGGTATGAAGTTGGAGAAACTGAGGATGCTATAGCTTTATTCACTCGCCTGAATATTGGTAAAATCCCGCTTACGAGTGCTGAACTTATAAAAGCCATGTTCATATGTAATCCGAGGGATGATGAAGATACATTACGCCCTGAGGAAATAGGTCTGCGCTGGGATAATATCGAGAAGGAGCTACATAACGATGACTTATGGTATTTCTTGACCAATAAACCTGCTGAAGACTACCAGACTCGTATAGATCTTGTGTTGGATCTTATGGCCGAAAAACCGGAAACTAATCGAGACAAATACTATACGTATTTCTTTTTTGATTCCAATAAAGAGTCACTTTCTATAAAGGATATAGAGAGAACGTTTCTTCTATTAAAGGGATGGTACGAAGACCATACGTTATATCATAAGATAGGATACTTGATTGCTTCAGGTTCCAAAAATGCATCTCTTCAGAATATATATAACAAATCTCTTGATATGACAAAGAGTGAGTTTAAAGATTATCTTGATAATCAAATTCGGGAAAGCATTAATTATAAAAAGAACTATTCTGAACTTAGTTACGATATTCCCGATGATTATCCTAGAATATCAAGGCTGTTACTATTATTTAATGTTGAATCTGTACGGAGTAATGGCGCTGAAACACAATGGTTCCCATTTGACGAGTTCAAGTATAGCAAAGGGAAACCTGTCACATGGAGCCTTGAACATATACATGCACAACAGTCTGAAGGCCTTAAAACGCAGGAGATGTGGAAAGAATGGCTCAAATTACATATCCCCTCTTTAAGATCATTGGATTCCGATCATGAAGAGCTTATTGAAGAGATGTCTAATGCAATCGATAAAGAAAAGCTCGAAAGGAACGAGTTTGAAGCAATTCAGCAGAAAGTAATCGAATTATTGTCAGTTAAGGGTAATACTGAATATATGCACTGCCTTGCCAATATGGCTTTGTTAAACGCAGGTGACAATGCTGCACTTAATAATTCTACTTTTGATGTAAAGCGCAAAAAAGTTGTGGAAATGGATAAGCAGGGCCAGTACATACCGTTTTGCACTAAGATGGTTTTCCTTAAGTATTACACTCCTATCGATAAGAATCAGCTTCATTTCTGGGGGCAGGCTGATAGAGTTGCATATATTGAAGCGATGAACAAGGTCCTTGATGGTTATTTGAAAGAACCAATTGAGTTTAACTGGGAGGAGGCATGA